From one Rhizobium sp. BT04 genomic stretch:
- a CDS encoding pseudoazurin, with protein MRLKFGLIAAAAALIVSAAPLMAADHQVRMLNKGTEGAMVFEPGFLKIAPGDTVTFIPTDKGHNVETFKGLIPDGVADFKSKPNELYRAKFDVPGVYVLKCTPHSGMGMVALIQVGDSPPNLEAIKTAKVPNMVRKRLDADLTNITQ; from the coding sequence ATGCGGTTAAAATTCGGTCTGATCGCTGCAGCGGCAGCCTTGATTGTTTCGGCAGCGCCGTTGATGGCGGCCGACCACCAGGTTCGGATGCTCAACAAAGGCACGGAAGGCGCGATGGTGTTCGAGCCTGGCTTCCTGAAGATCGCCCCCGGCGACACCGTCACCTTCATCCCCACCGACAAGGGCCACAACGTCGAAACCTTCAAAGGCCTCATTCCGGATGGCGTTGCCGACTTCAAGTCAAAGCCGAATGAGCTATATCGCGCGAAATTCGATGTTCCAGGCGTCTATGTCCTGAAATGCACCCCACATTCCGGCATGGGCATGGTTGCCCTGATCCAGGTGGGTGACAGTCCGCCCAATCTCGAAGCGATCAAGACTGCAAAGGTGCCGAACATGGTGCGCAAGCGGCTCGATGCCGACCTCACAAACATCACCCAGTGA
- the hemN gene encoding oxygen-independent coproporphyrinogen III oxidase, which produces MSDDLIAKYGDARVPRYTSYPTAAAFSAAVGPDEYAGNLAHIAAAGPVSVYLHVPFCRSICWYCGCHTTITRQDAPVADYLDVMKEEIELVSFAAGNDVPVKYVHFGGGTPSVMKPQEFSALMAKLRSAFTFEAKAGVAVEIDPRTLVAPMIDALAENGVDRASLGVQSYDPIVQAGIKRLQSFEQTERAVAGLRSAGVSSINFDLIYGLPKQTVQSCIETVRLAAELRPERFAVFGYAHIPAFKKHQRLIDEASLPDAKQRNEQAEVIAEELQKAGYLRIGLDHFALPNDQLALAARNRTLRRNFQGYTTDDCDSLIGLGASAIGRLPAGYMQNHVPLGLYAERIAFGVLPTAKGYLLSEEDKLRARVIERLMCDFEADLGQLSSGSGFDTGFLVERNDRLGELMADGVVTISGERIVVCEEARFMVRAVAAAFDAYFSSHGHTHSKAA; this is translated from the coding sequence ATGTCTGATGATCTGATCGCCAAATACGGCGATGCGCGGGTTCCGCGTTATACGAGTTACCCGACGGCGGCGGCTTTTTCTGCAGCCGTGGGGCCGGATGAATATGCCGGCAATCTCGCCCATATCGCCGCGGCTGGCCCGGTTTCGGTTTATCTCCACGTCCCGTTCTGCCGTTCGATATGCTGGTACTGCGGCTGCCACACGACCATCACCCGGCAAGACGCTCCGGTCGCCGACTATCTCGACGTGATGAAGGAAGAGATCGAGCTCGTCTCTTTTGCGGCCGGAAACGACGTGCCCGTCAAGTACGTGCATTTCGGCGGCGGCACGCCGTCGGTCATGAAGCCGCAGGAATTTTCGGCTCTAATGGCAAAGCTCAGGAGTGCCTTCACGTTTGAAGCGAAAGCCGGCGTCGCAGTCGAGATCGACCCTCGCACATTGGTCGCCCCCATGATCGATGCGCTCGCCGAAAACGGCGTCGACCGCGCAAGCCTCGGCGTCCAGAGCTACGATCCGATCGTGCAGGCCGGTATCAAGCGGCTGCAATCCTTTGAGCAGACGGAAAGGGCGGTCGCCGGGTTGCGCTCAGCAGGCGTCAGCAGCATCAACTTCGACCTAATTTATGGCCTTCCGAAACAGACTGTCCAATCTTGCATCGAGACGGTCCGGCTGGCTGCAGAACTGCGTCCCGAACGTTTCGCCGTTTTCGGTTACGCTCACATACCCGCTTTTAAGAAACATCAGCGCCTGATCGACGAAGCATCGCTGCCGGACGCAAAACAGCGGAACGAGCAGGCGGAAGTGATCGCCGAGGAGCTCCAGAAGGCCGGATATCTGCGCATTGGGCTCGATCATTTTGCACTGCCGAACGATCAGTTGGCGCTCGCCGCGCGCAACAGAACGCTGAGGAGAAACTTCCAGGGCTATACCACGGATGATTGCGATAGCCTGATCGGCCTCGGCGCATCTGCGATCGGGCGGCTGCCGGCCGGCTATATGCAGAACCACGTGCCTCTCGGCCTCTATGCCGAGCGAATTGCCTTCGGGGTGCTGCCGACCGCCAAGGGATATCTTCTCAGCGAGGAGGACAAGCTTCGGGCGAGGGTCATCGAGAGGCTGATGTGCGATTTCGAAGCCGATCTCGGCCAGTTGAGCAGCGGATCGGGTTTCGACACCGGCTTCCTTGTCGAGCGCAACGACCGTCTCGGCGAGCTCATGGCCGACGGCGTCGTGACGATCAGCGGTGAGCGGATTGTCGTATGCGAGGAGGCGCGCTTCATGGTCCGTGCAGTCGCGGCGGCATTCGACGCCTATTTTAGCTCGCACGGGCACACGCACAGCAAGGCAGCCTAG
- a CDS encoding NAD(P) transhydrogenase subunit alpha codes for MAFFYPAANNELLKRALHSGANISAIDMVPRISRAQKMNGKDRGYRAVIEASANFRCFFTGQITARYF; via the coding sequence ATCGCTTTCTTCTATCCCGCAGCCAACAATGAGTTGCTCAAGCGGGCTCTGCATTCGGGCGCGAATATAAGCGCCATAGACATGGTCCCGCGCATCAGCCGTGCACAGAAGATGAATGGGAAAGATCGGGGTTACCGGGCGGTCATCGAAGCGAGTGCGAACTTCAGGTGTTTCTTCACCGGGCAGATCACCGCGCGGTATTTCTAG
- a CDS encoding phasin: MTKISERSFETIENPGSSSLKVPDQFGASVEKGNKKVTEALLKLASGAEATQKMLPPILETTSLFGNELWWKTIAALQADAEASFSHLQALLGANSPSQILEQQSTFFRKRVETSLQHAKEVRVLSSRAVEEISKPVKDAFDKVLTDLKAT; encoded by the coding sequence ATGACCAAGATTTCCGAAAGATCCTTTGAAACGATCGAAAACCCGGGGTCATCGTCGCTCAAGGTGCCAGATCAGTTCGGCGCATCTGTTGAAAAGGGGAACAAGAAGGTGACAGAGGCTCTTTTGAAACTTGCGTCCGGCGCTGAAGCGACACAGAAAATGCTGCCTCCGATCCTCGAAACGACAAGTCTATTCGGCAACGAATTGTGGTGGAAGACGATCGCTGCACTGCAGGCCGACGCCGAGGCCAGCTTCTCACATTTGCAAGCTTTGCTGGGCGCGAATTCGCCGTCGCAGATCCTCGAACAGCAGTCGACCTTTTTCCGCAAGCGCGTTGAGACAAGTTTGCAGCACGCCAAGGAAGTCCGGGTGCTCTCAAGCAGGGCGGTGGAGGAAATCTCAAAGCCGGTCAAGGATGCTTTTGACAAGGTGCTGACGGACCTCAAGGCGACGTAA
- the fdxB gene encoding ferredoxin III, nif-specific has protein sequence MTGPFVTRDGSSWVPEYLTCIDATTCIGCGRCFKACSREVMHLYGVGEAGEILGICDDEEEDFDGELNRMIMVVDEAGRCIGCGACARVCPKNCQTHVAADKVTA, from the coding sequence ATGACTGGCCCTTTCGTCACGCGCGACGGCTCCAGCTGGGTGCCGGAGTACCTGACCTGCATCGATGCTACAACCTGCATCGGCTGTGGCCGATGCTTCAAAGCCTGCTCTCGCGAAGTCATGCACCTCTATGGCGTCGGTGAAGCGGGTGAAATCCTCGGCATCTGCGACGACGAGGAGGAAGACTTCGATGGCGAGCTCAATCGTATGATCATGGTTGTCGATGAGGCCGGCCGCTGCATTGGTTGCGGCGCCTGCGCGCGCGTCTGCCCGAAGAACTGTCAGACCCATGTCGCGGCAGACAAGGTTACTGCGTGA
- a CDS encoding CCE_0567 family metalloprotein: MSDIVEQLKKVRKLQSRAAAAKMELHDLAEDLPINWARIKTIAGETFDAFAELNAAKEELAALENSR; encoded by the coding sequence ATGTCAGACATTGTGGAGCAGCTGAAGAAGGTCCGCAAGCTGCAGTCCCGCGCCGCCGCTGCGAAGATGGAGTTGCACGATCTTGCCGAGGACCTTCCGATTAATTGGGCTAGAATCAAGACCATTGCAGGAGAGACGTTCGACGCCTTCGCCGAGTTGAACGCTGCGAAGGAAGAGCTCGCTGCATTGGAGAATTCACGATGA
- a CDS encoding NifX-associated nitrogen fixation protein: protein MGTLTGSTNGPAVNEDGDLATPFLRCLIRLIRAQDAHGAWEGKSDADLLADFILTKEQRRKIPIIGDPDPDVLWRLQNFYSCVGLVIEECTGLLASPIMTIGHEGFGRLLFTTGRLVVLSKTLRDVHRFGFETLGKLAETGTKMVDDAIEVIETYPDVARAS from the coding sequence ATGGGTACATTGACAGGAAGTACGAATGGCCCTGCTGTCAACGAAGATGGGGATCTCGCCACCCCTTTTCTCAGATGCCTGATAAGGCTCATCCGCGCTCAGGATGCCCATGGGGCGTGGGAAGGCAAATCGGACGCTGACCTGCTGGCCGACTTCATCCTCACCAAGGAGCAGCGCCGTAAGATCCCGATCATAGGCGATCCGGATCCTGATGTGCTGTGGAGGCTACAGAATTTTTACAGTTGCGTGGGGCTTGTGATCGAAGAGTGCACAGGCCTGTTGGCATCGCCGATCATGACGATCGGCCATGAGGGCTTCGGCCGCTTGCTTTTCACGACTGGACGGTTGGTCGTTCTGTCGAAGACCCTGCGCGATGTCCACCGGTTCGGCTTTGAGACGCTAGGCAAGCTCGCCGAGACCGGCACGAAAATGGTCGATGACGCTATTGAAGTTATCGAAACCTATCCCGACGTGGCGCGGGCATCATGA
- the nifK gene encoding nitrogenase molybdenum-iron protein subunit beta, producing the protein MPQSAEKVLDHAPLFREPEYRQMLAEKKANFECPHPDQVVADQNDFTKTWEYREKNLGREALVVNPAKACQPLGAVFAAAGFEQTMSFVHGSQGCVAYYRSHLSRHFKEPSSAVSSSMTEDAAVFGGLKNMVDGLANTYKLYDPKMIAVSTTCMAEVIGDDLHGFIENAKNEGSVPHDFDVPFAHTPAFVGSHVDGYDGMIKGILENFWKGNERKEVAQAINIIPGFDGFCVGNNRELKRLLDMMGVSYIFIQDASDQFDTPSDGTYRMYDGGTKIEDLKTALNAEATLSLQHYNTRKTLEYCKEVGQVTASFHYPLGVQATDEFLMKVSEITGKEIPPAIGLERGRLVDAMADSQAWLHGKKYAIYGDPDFVYAVARFVLETGGEPTHCLATNGTSAWEAEMKALLASSPFGKDAQVWAGKDLWALRSLLFTEPVDLMIGNSYGKYLERDTGTPLIRLTFPIFDRHHHHRFPLMGYQGGLRVLTTILDKIFDKLDRETSEPGVTDYSYDLTR; encoded by the coding sequence ATGCCGCAGTCGGCGGAAAAAGTTCTCGACCATGCTCCCCTGTTCCGCGAGCCGGAATACAGGCAGATGCTCGCCGAGAAGAAAGCCAATTTCGAATGCCCCCACCCGGATCAGGTCGTTGCCGATCAAAACGACTTCACGAAGACCTGGGAGTATCGCGAAAAGAACCTGGGCCGCGAAGCCCTGGTCGTGAACCCGGCCAAAGCCTGCCAGCCGCTCGGTGCCGTCTTCGCAGCCGCAGGCTTTGAGCAAACGATGTCCTTCGTCCATGGCAGCCAGGGCTGCGTCGCTTATTACCGTTCGCATCTGTCGCGTCACTTCAAGGAGCCTTCATCGGCGGTCTCGTCCTCGATGACGGAGGACGCGGCAGTGTTCGGCGGGTTGAAGAACATGGTCGACGGGCTCGCCAATACATACAAGCTCTACGATCCGAAGATGATCGCCGTCTCGACCACCTGCATGGCCGAAGTCATTGGAGACGACCTCCACGGCTTCATCGAAAACGCAAAGAACGAAGGGTCGGTCCCGCACGACTTCGATGTTCCTTTCGCCCACACGCCTGCCTTCGTCGGCAGCCACGTCGATGGCTATGACGGCATGATCAAGGGCATTCTGGAGAACTTCTGGAAAGGCAACGAGCGGAAGGAGGTTGCTCAAGCCATCAACATCATTCCCGGCTTCGACGGCTTCTGCGTCGGCAACAACCGCGAACTGAAGCGCCTGCTCGACATGATGGGCGTATCCTACATCTTCATCCAGGATGCCTCCGACCAGTTCGACACGCCGTCTGACGGTACGTACCGCATGTATGACGGCGGCACGAAGATCGAGGACTTGAAAACGGCGTTGAATGCCGAAGCGACCCTGTCGCTGCAGCACTATAACACGCGCAAAACGCTGGAATATTGCAAGGAGGTCGGTCAGGTTACGGCTTCGTTCCATTATCCGCTGGGTGTTCAGGCGACCGACGAATTCCTGATGAAGGTCTCGGAGATTACCGGCAAGGAAATTCCTCCGGCAATCGGCCTGGAACGCGGCCGTCTCGTCGACGCTATGGCAGATAGCCAAGCCTGGCTGCACGGGAAGAAATACGCGATCTACGGCGATCCTGACTTCGTCTACGCCGTTGCCCGGTTCGTCTTGGAAACCGGCGGTGAGCCGACCCACTGCCTTGCTACCAACGGCACGTCGGCCTGGGAAGCCGAGATGAAGGCGTTGCTCGCATCCTCGCCCTTCGGCAAGGATGCCCAGGTCTGGGCGGGCAAGGACCTGTGGGCGTTGCGCTCGCTGCTCTTTACCGAGCCGGTTGATCTTATGATCGGCAATTCCTATGGCAAGTATCTCGAGCGCGACACCGGCACCCCATTGATCCGGCTGACCTTTCCGATATTCGACCGGCACCATCACCACCGTTTCCCGCTCATGGGCTACCAAGGCGGCCTGCGCGTCCTGACGACGATCCTCGACAAGATCTTCGACAAGCTCGATCGCGAGACGAGCGAGCCGGGTGTGACGGACTATTCTTACGACCTGACCCGCTAG
- the nifD gene encoding nitrogenase molybdenum-iron protein alpha chain, which produces MSLDYENDSVLHEQLIAEVLAQYPDKAAKRRKKHLSVATSGDEPGDEPKALSECDVKSNIKSIPGVMTIRGCAYAGSKGVVWGPVKDMVHISHGPVGCGHYSWSQRRNYYVGLTGIDTFVTLQFTSDFQEKDIVFGGDKKLEQVIDEIEELFPLNNGISVQSECPIGLIGDDIEAVSRKKAKEHEKTIVPVRCEGFRGVSQSLGHHIANDAIRDWVFDKNEVEFETGPYDVNVVGDYNIGGDAWATRILLEEVGLRVVGNWSGDATLAEVERAPKAKLNLIHCYRSMNYICRHMEEKYGIPWMEYNFFGPSQIETSLREIAKHFGPEIVDKTEAVITKYRPLVDAVVDKYRPRLEGKTVMLYVGGLRPRHVITAYEDLGMRIVGTGYEFAHNDDYQRTGHYVNKGTLIYDDVTGYELEKFIEGIRPDLVGSGIKEKYPVQKMGIPFRQMHSWDYSGPYHGYDGFAIFARDMDLAINNPVWDLYDVPWKKEAAPAEAVAAE; this is translated from the coding sequence ATGAGCCTTGATTACGAGAATGACAGCGTTTTGCATGAACAGCTCATTGCGGAAGTATTAGCGCAATATCCAGACAAGGCGGCGAAGCGCCGCAAGAAGCACCTCAGCGTCGCAACGAGCGGCGACGAGCCTGGCGATGAGCCGAAGGCCCTTTCCGAATGCGACGTCAAATCGAACATCAAGTCCATTCCGGGCGTGATGACGATCCGCGGCTGCGCCTATGCCGGTTCCAAAGGCGTGGTATGGGGGCCGGTCAAGGACATGGTCCACATCTCGCACGGGCCGGTCGGTTGCGGTCATTATTCCTGGTCGCAACGCCGCAACTACTACGTCGGCCTGACGGGCATCGACACGTTCGTGACGCTGCAGTTCACCTCAGACTTCCAGGAAAAGGACATCGTGTTCGGCGGCGACAAGAAGCTTGAACAGGTCATCGACGAGATCGAGGAGCTTTTCCCCCTCAACAACGGCATCAGCGTGCAGTCGGAATGCCCGATCGGGCTGATTGGCGACGACATTGAGGCGGTGTCGCGCAAGAAGGCCAAGGAGCACGAAAAGACGATCGTGCCGGTACGCTGCGAGGGCTTCCGCGGCGTCTCGCAATCGCTCGGCCACCACATCGCCAACGACGCCATCCGTGACTGGGTTTTCGACAAGAACGAAGTCGAGTTTGAGACCGGCCCTTACGATGTCAACGTCGTCGGCGACTACAATATCGGTGGCGACGCGTGGGCTACGCGCATTCTATTGGAGGAGGTGGGGCTGCGCGTGGTCGGCAACTGGTCGGGTGATGCCACGCTCGCTGAGGTCGAGCGCGCGCCAAAGGCCAAGCTGAACCTCATCCACTGCTACCGCTCGATGAACTACATCTGTCGGCACATGGAGGAAAAATACGGCATCCCGTGGATGGAATACAATTTCTTTGGTCCGTCCCAGATCGAAACCTCCCTGCGCGAAATAGCCAAGCACTTCGGTCCGGAAATCGTCGACAAGACCGAGGCTGTCATCACCAAGTACCGGCCCCTGGTCGATGCTGTCGTCGACAAGTACCGGCCGCGCCTCGAAGGCAAGACGGTGATGCTCTATGTCGGCGGCCTGCGTCCTCGCCACGTCATCACGGCCTATGAGGACCTCGGCATGCGGATCGTCGGCACCGGCTACGAGTTCGCCCACAACGACGACTATCAGCGCACCGGCCATTATGTGAACAAGGGTACGCTGATCTATGACGACGTGACCGGTTACGAGCTGGAAAAGTTCATCGAAGGCATCCGCCCCGACCTTGTTGGGTCCGGCATTAAAGAGAAGTATCCGGTGCAGAAGATGGGCATCCCCTTCCGCCAGATGCACTCCTGGGATTATTCCGGCCCGTATCACGGCTATGACGGCTTCGCCATATTCGCCCGCGACATGGATCTGGCCATCAATAATCCGGTGTGGGATCTCTACGACGTCCCCTGGAAAAAAGAGGCCGCGCCAGCTGAGGCGGTTGCGGCCGAATGA
- the nifH gene encoding nitrogenase iron protein: MSDLRQIAFYGKGGIGKSTTSQNTLAALVDLGQKILIVGCDPKADSTRLILNAKAQDTVLHLAAQEGSVEDLELEDVLKAGYKGIKCVESGGPEPGVGCAGRGVITSINFLEENGAYDDVDYVSYDVLGDVVCGGFAMPIRENKAQEIYIVMSGEMMALYAANNIAKGILKYAHSGGVRLGGLICNERQTDRELDLSEALAARLNSKLIHFVPRDNIVQHAELRKMTVIQYAPDSKQAGEYRALAEKIHANSGQGTIPTPITMEELEDMLLDFGIMKSDEQMLAELQAKESAVVAAQ; this comes from the coding sequence ATGTCAGATTTGCGTCAAATCGCATTTTACGGCAAAGGGGGGATCGGCAAGTCCACCACCTCCCAAAATACGCTCGCAGCGCTTGTCGACCTCGGGCAGAAGATCCTGATCGTCGGATGCGACCCGAAAGCCGACTCCACCCGGCTGATCCTGAACGCCAAAGCACAGGACACGGTTCTGCATCTGGCAGCGCAGGAAGGTTCGGTGGAAGACCTTGAGCTCGAGGACGTGCTCAAGGCCGGCTACAAAGGCATCAAGTGCGTGGAGTCCGGCGGTCCGGAACCGGGCGTCGGCTGCGCCGGGCGCGGCGTCATCACCTCGATCAATTTCCTTGAAGAGAACGGTGCATATGACGATGTCGACTACGTCTCCTATGACGTGCTCGGCGATGTGGTGTGCGGTGGCTTTGCGATGCCGATCCGTGAGAACAAGGCCCAGGAGATCTACATCGTGATGTCCGGCGAGATGATGGCGCTCTATGCCGCCAACAACATCGCCAAGGGCATCCTGAAATATGCCCATTCCGGCGGCGTGCGGCTCGGCGGCCTGATCTGTAACGAGCGCCAGACGGACCGCGAGCTCGACCTCTCCGAGGCGCTGGCTGCCAGGCTCAATTCCAAGCTCATCCACTTTGTGCCGCGTGACAACATCGTCCAGCACGCCGAGCTCAGGAAGATGACGGTGATCCAGTACGCGCCGGACTCCAAGCAGGCCGGGGAATATCGGGCGCTAGCCGAGAAGATCCATGCCAATTCGGGCCAAGGGACCATTCCGACCCCGATTACCATGGAAGAGCTCGAAGACATGCTGCTCGACTTCGGCATCATGAAGAGCGACGAGCAGATGCTGGCCGAACTACAGGCCAAGGAGTCAGCGGTGGTTGCGGCTCAATAA
- the nodA gene encoding nodulation N-acyltransferase NodA produces MSPQVRWKVCWENELELSDHTELADFFRKTYGPTGAYNALPFEGARSWSGARPELRVIGYDAHGVAAHMGLLRRFVRVGEVDLLVCELGLWGVRPDLEGYGINSMRIVYPVLQQLGVRFAFGGVRQALRNLVLRLCRNGLATVLEGVRVRSTLADVYLNLPPTRCENVILVVFPIGCSMSDWPSGTLIERNGPEL; encoded by the coding sequence ATGAGCCCTCAGGTGCGGTGGAAAGTGTGCTGGGAAAACGAGTTGGAGCTCTCTGACCACACGGAGCTCGCAGATTTCTTTCGGAAGACCTATGGGCCAACTGGAGCTTACAACGCCCTTCCATTCGAAGGTGCTCGTAGTTGGTCAGGAGCTAGGCCCGAGCTTCGCGTAATAGGCTATGATGCGCACGGTGTGGCCGCTCACATGGGGTTGTTGCGTCGTTTCGTTCGGGTTGGCGAGGTCGATCTACTCGTATGCGAGCTTGGATTGTGGGGCGTGCGTCCAGATCTTGAGGGGTACGGCATTAATTCGATGCGCATTGTTTACCCAGTGCTGCAGCAACTTGGCGTTCGGTTTGCGTTCGGCGGTGTTCGGCAGGCGTTGCGCAACCTTGTTCTCAGGCTCTGCCGAAATGGTCTTGCGACGGTTTTGGAAGGGGTACGCGTGCGATCCACCCTTGCCGATGTTTATCTCAACCTCCCGCCGACGCGCTGTGAAAACGTAATTTTGGTAGTATTCCCAATAGGATGCTCAATGAGTGATTGGCCATCGGGGACCTTGATCGAGCGGAATGGCCCTGAGCTATGA